A single Nostoc sp. PCC 7107 DNA region contains:
- a CDS encoding ATP-binding sensor histidine kinase: protein MVSNLVNIPGYRISEELYNGSRTVVYRGYRETDSLPIVIKLLKNPYPSLGELLSFRNQYTITKNLNSPLIVQTYSLQAYQNGYALVMEDFGGISLKEWGVKGRGQSLEEFLEIAIALCNTLDILYQNRIIHKDIKPSNILINPETKQVKLIDFSIASLLPRETQTLVNPNVLEGTLAYISPEQTGRMNRGIDYRTDFYSLGVTFYELLTSELPFQSDDAMELVHSHLAKTAPLVDKINPQIPAILSEIVSKLMMKNAEDRYQSALGLKFDLEKCLHQLKETGEIEDFEIATRDVCDRFIIPDKLYGRETEAETLLQAFERVSLGATEMMLVAGFSGIGKTAVVNEVHKPIVRQRGYFIKGKYDQFNRNIPLSAFVQTFRDLMGQLLSESDTQVAQWKDKILSALGENGQVLIEVIPELEQIIGKQPAAPELSGSAAQNRFNLLFQKFIAVFATAEHPLVMFLDDLQWADSASLKLMQVLLSQREVGYLLTIGAYRDNEVSPTHPLMLTLEEMKKDSATISTLTLAPLNQSHLNHLVADTLSCSTALAQPLSELIYQKTKGNPFFATQFLKALYQEGYIAYDLQVGHWQCDMVAVRSQSVSEGESLSLTDNVVEFMALQLQKFPEATQEILKLAACVGAKFDLETLAIVSEKSLTDAATALWKALQEGLILPTSQIYKFFQDIQQSETEDTVNPSYRFLHDRVQQAAYSLIPTDQKQTTHLQMGQLLQQKFSEIDREDKIFDIVGHLNLGIELIAPPQERQTLAQLNLKAGTKARSATAYTAARVYLQSGLELLSPDCWETQYELTLNLYVAAAEVSYLNGDFEGMEQLALSVLQEARTILDKVKIYEIQIAAHTARNQTLQAIAVGTEALKQLGVQFSTEADEAHISSALQQIEEQLSGREIAELVDLPVMSDPNAQAAIQLLGMLFSPILQAMPGLLPILSATMVSLSLQFGNAPGSTVGYAIHSMVLCAFLGEVKTGYSFGRLAMNLLDKFNVKEFKSKVLLLFAAWVQHHQESLKATMLTMKDGYTTGIETGDFLNAGYNSLNYLIAKLFAGIELDIWEPEIVDYRAVLVQVKQHSAQTYLDMMQQTVENLRSARILSDCLIGTAYDETVMIPKHHQDNDLTAIAIAYTYKLMLAYIFGNYTAALDYNAQGKQYLMAVSGMIFIPIFNFYTALTYLALLPTQPKSEQGEFLSLAQTHQTTLQQWAQNAPMNHLHKWYLVEAEKHRILGNKAEAIEYYDRAIIAAKENHYIQEEALANELAAKFYLDWGKQEIAQVYMMKAYYGYGHWGAKAKIADLERRYPQLLAPILQKTRTALSVNETVFALGTVTSTSSSSSSSSVSDSLDLAAILKASQSISGEIELEKLLSSLLAIVIENAGADKCVLMLLRDDSLRDTKGEHLLINGLIIEGSEPVVLQRLLVEESQDIPLKLIYKVKHNRQTAVLLDVTADPILANDPYIIRQQPQSILCSPILHQGKLLGILYLENKLTTGAFTSDRVELLNLLCAQAAISLENAQLYERSRDYAQQLERSLDELSAVQSGLQASQQRLQLLVQQTPLAVIEWDTNFLVTDWNPAAERIFGYTKQEALGRQFQFIIPETIQAQMEEVSVEIVSQQGGNYSVNENITKDGRIIICAWYNNPLVNADGELIGVASLTDDITERKLAEIALEQKSLLLQQALQDLQQAQLQMVQSEKMSALGNLVAGVAHEMNNPLGFIAASLKQAKPTIADIAQHLKLYQETFQNPSEEIQVHAEEIDLDYTLEDLPKIVDSMSMACDRLKNISTSLRTFSRADKDYKVPFNIHQGIDSTILILKHRLKANEQRPAIGVVTNYGNLPQIECFPGQLNQVFMNILANAIDALDESNQGRIFEEIQLNPNCITITTSVENSLVRIAIGDNAKGMSEEVKSKIFDHLFTTKAVGKGTGLGLAIARQIVEETHGGKLSFNSVLSEGTEFIIEIPV from the coding sequence ATGGTGAGCAACCTTGTCAATATTCCCGGATATCGCATCAGCGAAGAACTCTATAATGGTTCCAGAACCGTAGTTTATCGAGGCTATCGAGAAACCGACTCATTACCGATAGTGATTAAACTGCTGAAAAATCCTTATCCAAGTTTGGGCGAACTATTATCATTTCGCAATCAGTACACCATTACCAAGAATCTCAACTCTCCTCTGATTGTCCAAACCTACAGCCTCCAAGCCTATCAAAATGGCTATGCGCTAGTAATGGAAGATTTTGGGGGGATTTCTCTCAAGGAATGGGGAGTTAAGGGAAGGGGGCAATCTCTAGAGGAGTTTTTAGAAATAGCGATCGCACTGTGCAACACCTTAGATATTCTCTATCAAAATCGCATTATTCATAAAGATATCAAACCCAGCAATATCTTAATTAATCCTGAAACCAAACAAGTAAAATTAATTGACTTTAGTATTGCATCACTTCTACCACGAGAAACGCAAACCCTTGTTAACCCTAATGTGTTGGAAGGAACACTAGCTTATATATCTCCTGAACAGACAGGAAGAATGAATCGAGGAATAGATTATCGCACAGATTTTTATTCCCTCGGTGTAACTTTTTATGAATTACTCACGAGTGAGTTACCATTCCAGTCTGATGATGCGATGGAATTGGTACATTCTCATCTTGCGAAAACAGCACCTTTAGTAGATAAAATTAACCCACAGATTCCGGCAATTCTCTCAGAAATTGTCAGTAAACTGATGATGAAAAATGCTGAAGATAGATATCAGAGTGCATTAGGATTGAAATTTGATTTAGAAAAATGTTTACATCAACTAAAAGAAACTGGTGAGATTGAAGACTTTGAAATTGCTACTAGGGATGTGTGCGATCGCTTCATCATACCCGATAAACTCTACGGACGAGAAACCGAAGCAGAAACTTTACTGCAAGCATTTGAGCGAGTCAGTCTTGGCGCAACAGAAATGATGCTAGTGGCTGGATTTTCTGGAATTGGTAAAACCGCCGTCGTCAACGAAGTTCATAAACCCATTGTGCGGCAACGCGGCTACTTCATCAAAGGTAAATATGACCAGTTCAACCGCAACATTCCATTAAGTGCCTTTGTGCAAACCTTCCGGGACTTGATGGGACAACTATTAAGTGAAAGTGATACTCAGGTGGCGCAGTGGAAAGACAAAATCCTCTCAGCTTTGGGTGAGAACGGGCAAGTCCTAATTGAAGTCATTCCCGAACTCGAACAGATTATCGGCAAACAACCTGCTGCTCCTGAACTGTCAGGTAGTGCCGCCCAAAACCGCTTCAACTTGCTATTCCAGAAATTCATTGCCGTGTTCGCTACAGCAGAACATCCTTTAGTGATGTTCCTCGATGACTTGCAGTGGGCAGATTCAGCCTCATTGAAGCTCATGCAAGTGCTGCTGAGTCAAAGGGAAGTGGGCTATCTGCTGACTATTGGGGCATACCGAGATAATGAAGTCTCCCCCACTCATCCACTAATGCTGACATTGGAGGAGATGAAGAAAGATTCAGCAACTATCAGCACCCTTACCCTCGCTCCATTAAATCAATCTCACCTCAATCATTTGGTTGCTGACACCCTCAGTTGTTCCACCGCTCTAGCGCAACCCTTGAGTGAGTTAATCTATCAAAAAACCAAAGGGAACCCTTTCTTTGCCACGCAGTTTCTCAAAGCCTTGTATCAGGAGGGCTACATTGCCTACGATCTGCAAGTCGGACATTGGCAGTGCGATATGGTAGCAGTGCGATCGCAAAGCGTCTCCGAAGGAGAATCGCTCTCGCTCACCGATAATGTGGTAGAGTTCATGGCACTGCAATTACAAAAGTTTCCAGAAGCCACCCAAGAAATACTGAAGTTAGCTGCTTGTGTGGGAGCAAAATTCGATCTCGAAACATTGGCGATCGTTTCAGAAAAATCGCTAACCGATGCCGCAACAGCATTGTGGAAAGCCTTGCAAGAAGGCTTGATTTTACCCACGAGTCAGATTTACAAGTTTTTTCAGGATATACAACAGTCTGAGACAGAAGATACAGTTAATCCGAGCTATCGATTTTTGCACGATCGCGTCCAGCAAGCCGCCTATTCTTTAATTCCCACCGATCAGAAACAAACAACCCACCTGCAAATGGGACAATTGCTCCAGCAAAAGTTCTCAGAAATAGACCGAGAAGACAAGATTTTTGATATTGTCGGGCATTTAAATTTAGGCATAGAATTAATCGCGCCACCGCAGGAACGGCAAACTCTAGCACAACTGAACTTGAAAGCGGGAACTAAGGCCAGAAGTGCTACCGCATACACCGCCGCAAGGGTTTATTTGCAAAGCGGACTGGAGTTACTTTCGCCAGACTGCTGGGAAACTCAGTACGAATTGACGCTCAATCTGTATGTAGCCGCCGCCGAAGTTAGTTACTTAAATGGTGACTTTGAGGGCATGGAGCAACTTGCCCTATCCGTCTTGCAGGAGGCACGGACAATTCTCGACAAAGTGAAAATCTACGAAATTCAAATCGCAGCACACACGGCTCGCAACCAAACATTGCAGGCGATCGCCGTAGGTACAGAGGCACTGAAGCAATTGGGGGTACAGTTCTCGACAGAAGCAGACGAAGCCCACATTAGCAGTGCTTTACAGCAGATCGAGGAGCAACTAAGCGGCAGAGAGATTGCCGAACTAGTTGATTTGCCCGTGATGAGCGACCCCAATGCCCAAGCCGCCATACAACTGTTAGGAATGTTATTTTCACCGATTCTACAGGCAATGCCCGGATTACTGCCCATACTGAGCGCAACGATGGTGAGTTTATCACTCCAGTTTGGGAATGCACCAGGATCAACGGTGGGGTATGCGATTCACAGTATGGTGTTGTGTGCTTTTTTGGGAGAAGTGAAAACAGGCTATAGCTTTGGGCGATTAGCAATGAATTTGCTTGACAAATTTAATGTCAAGGAATTCAAGTCTAAAGTTCTACTTCTGTTTGCAGCCTGGGTTCAACATCATCAAGAATCTCTCAAAGCAACGATGCTGACGATGAAAGATGGCTATACAACTGGTATCGAAACTGGTGATTTTCTCAACGCTGGCTATAACTCCCTCAATTACCTGATTGCCAAACTTTTTGCTGGGATAGAACTGGACATTTGGGAACCCGAAATAGTAGATTACAGGGCTGTCTTAGTGCAGGTAAAACAACATTCTGCCCAGACTTATTTGGATATGATGCAGCAGACTGTGGAGAACTTGAGGTCAGCCCGGATTCTGTCGGATTGCTTAATTGGCACTGCCTACGATGAAACGGTGATGATTCCTAAGCACCATCAGGACAACGATCTCACAGCGATCGCTATTGCTTACACTTACAAACTGATGCTTGCCTATATTTTTGGTAACTACACGGCTGCCCTAGACTATAACGCCCAAGGCAAACAGTATTTAATGGCAGTATCAGGGATGATTTTTATTCCCATTTTTAATTTCTATACAGCCCTAACGTATTTGGCACTCTTACCCACACAGCCAAAGTCAGAGCAAGGCGAATTTTTGTCTTTAGCCCAAACCCATCAAACCACTTTGCAACAGTGGGCGCAAAATGCCCCGATGAATCATCTGCATAAATGGTATTTAGTTGAGGCAGAAAAACATCGGATTTTGGGCAATAAAGCCGAAGCAATTGAATATTACGATCGCGCCATCATTGCAGCCAAAGAAAATCATTATATTCAGGAAGAAGCGCTGGCTAATGAACTAGCTGCAAAATTTTACCTCGACTGGGGTAAACAAGAGATTGCCCAGGTATACATGATGAAGGCTTACTATGGCTATGGTCATTGGGGTGCAAAAGCCAAAATCGCTGACTTGGAAAGACGTTATCCCCAACTCCTGGCTCCGATTCTCCAAAAAACTCGCACGGCTCTTTCAGTTAACGAAACCGTCTTTGCATTAGGAACAGTCACCTCCACTAGTTCTTCTAGTTCTTCCTCCAGCGTCTCCGATTCTCTCGATTTAGCCGCTATTCTCAAGGCTTCCCAAAGTATCTCAGGTGAAATCGAACTAGAAAAACTACTCTCATCGTTGCTGGCGATCGTCATCGAAAATGCGGGGGCTGATAAATGCGTGTTAATGCTGTTGCGAGACGATTCGCTACGCGACACCAAAGGTGAACACTTGCTGATCAATGGCTTAATTATTGAGGGTTCCGAGCCGGTAGTGTTGCAGCGCCTTCTGGTTGAGGAGAGTCAAGATATTCCCCTAAAGCTGATTTACAAAGTGAAGCACAACAGGCAGACTGCTGTGCTGCTTGATGTGACGGCCGATCCGATTTTAGCTAATGACCCCTATATCATTCGTCAGCAGCCTCAGAGTATCTTGTGCAGCCCAATTTTACATCAAGGGAAGTTGCTGGGGATTTTATATCTAGAAAACAAGTTAACAACGGGGGCGTTCACAAGTGATCGCGTGGAATTGCTCAATTTACTTTGCGCTCAAGCGGCGATTTCTTTGGAAAATGCTCAATTGTATGAGCGATCGCGAGATTATGCCCAACAGCTAGAGCGATCGCTTGATGAGTTGAGCGCCGTACAGTCTGGCTTGCAAGCATCCCAACAACGGCTTCAGCTATTAGTTCAACAAACTCCACTGGCAGTCATCGAGTGGGACACCAATTTTCTAGTTACTGACTGGAACCCAGCCGCAGAAAGGATATTTGGCTACACAAAACAAGAAGCTTTAGGTCGTCAATTCCAATTCATCATTCCTGAAACAATTCAAGCACAAATGGAGGAAGTTAGCGTCGAGATTGTATCGCAGCAGGGCGGTAATTATAGTGTCAATGAAAATATTACCAAAGATGGCAGAATTATTATTTGTGCTTGGTACAACAATCCACTTGTGAATGCAGATGGTGAGTTAATTGGAGTTGCTTCCCTAACTGATGATATTACTGAACGCAAACTTGCTGAAATTGCCTTGGAGCAAAAATCACTCTTATTGCAACAAGCATTGCAAGACTTACAACAAGCACAATTACAAATGGTGCAAAGTGAGAAAATGTCTGCACTGGGTAACTTAGTTGCTGGGGTAGCCCACGAAATGAATAATCCTTTGGGATTTATTGCGGCTAGTCTCAAACAAGCTAAACCCACTATTGCTGATATTGCTCAACACCTCAAACTATATCAAGAAACTTTTCAGAATCCGAGTGAGGAAATTCAAGTTCACGCAGAGGAAATAGATTTAGATTATACCTTAGAAGACTTGCCCAAGATAGTTGATTCTATGTCTATGGCGTGCGATCGCCTCAAAAATATCAGCACCAGTTTGAGAACTTTCTCCCGTGCTGATAAAGATTACAAAGTGCCATTTAATATTCACCAAGGCATTGATAGCACTATTCTCATTCTCAAACATCGCCTCAAAGCCAATGAACAACGTCCCGCCATTGGAGTTGTCACAAATTACGGTAATTTACCTCAAATTGAATGCTTTCCTGGTCAATTAAATCAGGTATTTATGAATATTCTAGCCAATGCTATTGATGCCTTAGATGAATCTAATCAGGGACGAATATTTGAAGAAATTCAACTCAATCCTAACTGTATTACAATTACAACCTCAGTCGAAAATAGTCTAGTTAGAATTGCCATTGGGGATAATGCTAAGGGGATGAGTGAAGAGGTAAAATCCAAAATATTTGACCATTTATTTACTACGAAAGCTGTTGGTAAAGGGACGGGATTAGGGTTAGCGATCGCTCGTCAAATTGTGGAAGAAACCCACGGTGGAAAATTGAGTTTTAACTCTGTTCTAAGTGAAGGGACAGAATTCATCATTGAAATTCCGGTGTAA
- a CDS encoding ABC transporter substrate-binding protein produces the protein MKILDNKKYHHQRRLSISLVAIFLLFNAVGCSQSRLDSDKNQPKNQIVNSAKPQRFDGITITVAAMDRPIGVGVERRTREFEKLTGAKVNIVTFPQKEVFPAMEKEFVKKTNKYDVVVFSPQWMADFVQPGYLENLTNRVKVDSQLQWDDIAPFFRNFTATYKGQIYSIPIDGDFQMVYYRTDLLEKAGLEPPRIWDDYIAIAKKFHGQDLNSDGKPDYGSCMAKKPNHVNHQLVWSVASAFLQSQGTEEGGFFDPETMKPLVNNAAFAKALDIYKETTKYAPPEELTLNLDGARKLFLNGRCAMTLDWGDVGTLAIDPALSKIPDKVGALILPGSKAVLDRKTGKLVACNKITCPYSIDGINHAPYGAVGGWVAGINAAAKPKVKDAGYALISYISQPAQANVDVTIGITGFNPYRISQFTKRENWLQAGMPEALVSNYLGGISVSLGNPNMVLDLRVPESALYQREILDTALADFLAGKMTRDATMQQIEREWEKVTNQIGRDSQLQAYRDSLGID, from the coding sequence ATGAAAATACTTGATAACAAAAAATATCATCATCAACGAAGATTATCTATTTCACTTGTGGCTATATTTTTACTGTTCAATGCAGTCGGTTGTAGTCAAAGCAGGTTGGATTCTGATAAAAATCAGCCTAAAAATCAAATTGTAAATTCAGCAAAACCGCAAAGATTTGACGGGATTACCATCACAGTTGCGGCTATGGATAGACCAATTGGGGTAGGGGTTGAGCGTCGGACTCGTGAGTTTGAAAAACTTACGGGTGCTAAGGTCAATATAGTCACATTTCCCCAAAAAGAAGTTTTTCCAGCTATGGAAAAGGAGTTTGTAAAAAAAACCAATAAGTATGATGTGGTTGTTTTCTCGCCGCAATGGATGGCAGATTTTGTGCAGCCTGGATATCTAGAAAATTTAACAAATCGTGTCAAAGTGGATAGTCAACTGCAATGGGATGATATTGCACCTTTTTTCCGAAATTTTACGGCAACCTACAAAGGGCAAATCTATAGCATTCCCATAGATGGTGACTTTCAGATGGTCTACTATCGCACAGATTTATTAGAAAAAGCAGGGCTTGAACCCCCACGAATCTGGGATGATTATATCGCTATTGCCAAAAAGTTTCACGGACAAGACCTTAATTCTGATGGTAAACCAGACTATGGTTCTTGTATGGCTAAAAAGCCAAACCATGTAAATCATCAACTTGTTTGGTCGGTGGCAAGTGCATTTCTTCAAAGTCAGGGAACGGAAGAAGGGGGATTTTTTGACCCCGAAACAATGAAGCCATTGGTAAATAATGCAGCCTTTGCCAAAGCCTTGGATATCTATAAAGAAACGACCAAATACGCGCCACCAGAAGAATTGACTTTGAACCTAGATGGAGCGAGAAAATTATTCTTGAATGGGCGTTGTGCGATGACTTTAGATTGGGGTGATGTCGGCACATTGGCGATCGATCCAGCCCTCTCCAAAATACCTGATAAAGTAGGCGCATTGATATTACCCGGTAGCAAAGCAGTTCTCGATCGCAAAACTGGTAAACTCGTAGCCTGCAATAAAATTACCTGTCCATACTCAATTGATGGCATTAATCACGCTCCCTATGGTGCTGTGGGTGGATGGGTAGCTGGTATTAATGCCGCAGCTAAACCAAAAGTTAAAGATGCTGGTTATGCGCTAATTTCCTATATTAGCCAACCTGCACAAGCAAATGTTGATGTCACCATTGGCATTACTGGTTTTAATCCTTACCGAATCTCCCAGTTTACTAAGCGGGAAAATTGGTTGCAGGCGGGGATGCCAGAAGCGTTAGTGAGTAACTATTTGGGTGGTATTTCCGTGAGTTTGGGTAATCCTAACATGGTATTGGATCTGCGTGTACCTGAAAGCGCCCTCTACCAGCGAGAAATTTTAGATACTGCACTAGCCGATTTCCTCGCGGGTAAGATGACTCGTGACGCAACCATGCAGCAAATTGAGCGGGAATGGGAGAAAGTTACTAATCAAATAGGTCGAGATTCCCAATTACAAGCTTATCGAGACAGTTTAGGAATCGATTAA
- a CDS encoding ATP-binding protein, which translates to MLRWNLSTKVVAAYSGLIALMAGVLTTTLYWQFRTASYQGMRDRLWDLLSLTAPEIDSDYHSLTLTPKDTNKPYYKINLKKLKTVQASSKDINRIYTLRPKSNGELTFVLNFAPKSKSSTSVGEIVENLTPILAAEASTLSQPKIENDFSKNVEGKPVLYGYAPIKDQFGRLEGILAIELDASAIVQTQMIGGAIALGVFLIILAFTVVIVSWLARSLIVNRTLSLNDAAKKLADGDWHQSLATESEDELGELAKSFNYMAQQLQNSFQKLEEYSQTLEQKVKERTTELEQAKLLADSANQAKSTFIANMSHELRSPLNAILGFAQIMIRSQTLGREHQENVGIIYRSGEHLLTLINNILDLSKIEAGKTTLNPKKFDLHRLLDDIHDMFHLKAEEKNLQLIMEYDPDLIRYICTDEVKLRQVLINLINNAIKFTQAGGISIRVSTLVANSSTLHFEIEDSGAGIAEEELGQIFEAFTQSATGKQAQEGTGLGLPISRQFVHLMGGNITVKSVVGQGTILLFDIQVAEVKASDITTHQPSRCVIALEPNQPKYRILIVDDKPNNRQLLIKLLSPLGFEIHEAINGQEAINIWDSWEPHLIWMDMRMPVMDGYTATQQIKATTKGQATVIIALTASVLEEEKAVIISAGCDDFVRKPFREEEIFNAMNKYIGVKYIYEELTPIQTETRHTREVLTADAIAELPSELLEQLEKSVITSNLDLITAVVQQIAIHNESLSRTIENCLHQFEYEKILHLIAEVKK; encoded by the coding sequence ATGTTGCGTTGGAATCTCAGTACTAAAGTTGTTGCTGCTTATTCAGGCTTAATTGCACTCATGGCTGGGGTGCTAACTACGACTCTTTATTGGCAGTTTCGCACAGCTAGCTACCAAGGAATGCGCGATCGCCTATGGGATTTACTCAGTTTAACAGCACCGGAAATTGATAGTGACTATCATTCACTGACCTTAACACCTAAAGATACCAATAAACCCTACTACAAAATCAACCTCAAAAAACTCAAAACTGTTCAAGCCAGCAGTAAAGATATCAACCGGATTTATACCCTGCGTCCCAAAAGCAACGGTGAATTAACTTTTGTCTTAAATTTTGCTCCAAAATCCAAGTCATCAACGTCTGTGGGAGAAATTGTCGAGAATTTAACTCCGATTCTCGCAGCAGAAGCATCTACCCTATCCCAACCCAAGATTGAGAACGATTTTTCCAAAAATGTAGAGGGTAAACCCGTGTTGTATGGGTATGCACCTATCAAAGATCAATTTGGTCGCTTAGAAGGAATTTTAGCGATTGAATTAGATGCTAGTGCAATCGTTCAAACTCAAATGATTGGGGGTGCGATCGCATTAGGAGTTTTCCTGATTATTTTAGCATTCACGGTAGTCATCGTTAGTTGGTTGGCGCGATCGCTGATTGTGAATCGCACCCTCAGCTTAAATGATGCTGCTAAAAAACTTGCAGATGGGGATTGGCATCAATCTTTAGCAACCGAGAGTGAAGATGAATTGGGTGAATTAGCCAAGTCTTTTAATTATATGGCTCAACAGCTACAAAACTCCTTTCAAAAACTAGAAGAATACTCACAAACTCTAGAACAAAAAGTTAAAGAACGAACTACAGAACTAGAGCAAGCAAAATTATTGGCAGATTCCGCAAACCAAGCCAAAAGCACTTTTATTGCCAACATGAGCCACGAATTACGCTCTCCACTCAACGCCATTCTTGGCTTTGCTCAAATTATGATTCGTTCTCAAACTTTGGGACGCGAGCATCAAGAAAATGTTGGCATTATTTATCGTAGCGGCGAACACCTCCTAACTTTAATTAACAACATCCTCGATCTCTCTAAAATTGAAGCAGGTAAAACTACTCTCAATCCCAAAAAATTTGACCTCCACCGTCTGCTAGATGACATTCATGATATGTTCCATCTCAAAGCAGAAGAGAAAAATCTCCAATTAATAATGGAGTATGACCCCGATCTTATCCGCTACATCTGCACCGATGAAGTTAAATTACGCCAAGTGCTAATTAATTTGATTAACAACGCCATCAAATTTACTCAAGCTGGTGGAATTTCCATTAGAGTTAGCACTTTGGTTGCTAATTCATCTACACTACATTTTGAAATTGAAGATTCAGGAGCCGGTATTGCCGAAGAAGAATTAGGGCAAATTTTTGAAGCCTTCACCCAAAGTGCAACTGGAAAACAAGCTCAGGAAGGAACAGGTTTAGGCTTACCCATTAGCCGCCAATTTGTGCATCTTATGGGAGGCAATATTACAGTTAAAAGTGTCGTTGGACAAGGCACAATTTTATTATTTGATATTCAAGTAGCTGAAGTAAAAGCCAGCGATATTACTACACACCAGCCCTCTCGCTGCGTTATTGCCCTAGAACCCAATCAACCAAAATATCGCATTCTGATAGTTGACGATAAACCGAACAATCGCCAGTTGTTAATTAAACTACTCTCTCCTTTAGGATTTGAAATTCATGAGGCGATTAATGGGCAAGAAGCTATTAATATTTGGGACAGTTGGGAACCCCACTTAATTTGGATGGATATGCGGATGCCCGTGATGGATGGTTATACTGCTACCCAACAAATTAAAGCCACCACCAAAGGTCAAGCAACGGTGATTATTGCTCTGACTGCTAGTGTATTAGAAGAAGAGAAAGCAGTGATTATCTCGGCAGGATGCGATGATTTTGTGAGAAAACCATTCCGAGAAGAAGAAATTTTTAACGCCATGAATAAATATATTGGAGTGAAATATATTTATGAAGAATTGACTCCCATACAAACTGAAACAAGGCACACAAGAGAAGTGTTAACCGCAGATGCGATCGCAGAACTTCCGTCTGAATTATTAGAACAACTTGAAAAGTCTGTAATCACTTCTAATCTCGACTTAATTACTGCGGTGGTTCAACAAATTGCTATCCATAACGAGTCTTTATCTCGGACAATTGAAAATTGTTTGCATCAATTTGAATATGAAAAAATTTTACATTTAATCGCGGAAGTTAAAAAATAA
- a CDS encoding hybrid sensor histidine kinase/response regulator — protein MSIFCNRDLTPTQNMLPVEAGDLNPQSSLKQKQKYKNMQNHQVNFQCEIMAIDDTPANLHLLTNLLKQNGYLVRPFPSGKLALAGIQHSLPTLILLDIQMPQMNGYEVCQNLKANELTRDIPVIFISALDEAIDKVKAFTVGGVDYITKPFQAEEVLARISTHLNLSRLEKLLKQENSLQAQQLVEQNCQLQEINQALEQANQELKQKYYQLQQAQLQLVQSEKMSALGNLVAGVGHEMNNPLGFISASIQQAKPLIFDIVEHLKLYQKTLPNKSDEILKHELGIDLDYNLEDLPKIIDSISMACDRLKNISTSLRTFSRADKDYKVPFNIHQGIDSTILILKHRLKANEQHPAIEIVSNYGNLPQIECFPGQLNQVFMNVLANAIDALDESNQGRSFEEIKLNPNCITITTSVENSLVIISIRDNGKGMSEEVKSKIFDHLFTTKAVGKGTGLGLAIARQIVEETHGGKLSFNSVLGEGTEFIIEIPV, from the coding sequence ATGAGTATATTTTGTAATAGGGATTTAACCCCGACACAAAATATGCTGCCTGTAGAGGCAGGGGACTTAAACCCCCAAAGTTCGTTAAAACAAAAGCAAAAATATAAAAATATGCAGAATCATCAAGTAAATTTTCAATGCGAAATAATGGCGATCGATGATACACCAGCTAACCTACATCTGCTAACAAATCTATTAAAACAAAATGGCTATCTGGTGCGACCATTTCCTAGTGGTAAATTAGCTTTGGCAGGCATTCAACACTCTCTACCTACTTTGATTTTGCTAGATATTCAAATGCCACAAATGAATGGCTATGAAGTCTGCCAAAATCTCAAAGCCAACGAATTGACTCGTGATATTCCGGTGATTTTTATCAGTGCTTTAGATGAGGCGATCGATAAAGTAAAAGCTTTTACAGTAGGTGGAGTAGATTACATCACCAAACCCTTTCAAGCAGAAGAAGTTTTAGCGCGTATTTCGACTCATTTAAATCTCAGTCGCCTAGAAAAACTTCTCAAACAAGAAAATTCTCTTCAGGCTCAACAACTAGTAGAACAAAATTGCCAACTTCAGGAGATAAATCAAGCATTAGAGCAAGCTAATCAAGAACTAAAACAAAAATATTATCAACTCCAGCAAGCCCAATTACAACTTGTGCAAAGTGAAAAGATGTCTGCATTAGGTAACTTAGTAGCTGGTGTTGGTCATGAAATGAATAATCCTTTGGGCTTTATTTCTGCCAGTATTCAACAAGCTAAACCGCTCATTTTTGATATTGTTGAACACTTAAAACTCTATCAAAAAACTTTACCCAACAAGAGTGATGAAATTCTTAAGCATGAGTTAGGAATCGACTTGGATTATAACTTAGAAGACTTGCCCAAGATAATTGATTCCATATCTATGGCGTGCGATCGCCTCAAAAATATTAGCACCAGTTTAAGAACTTTCTCCCGTGCTGACAAAGACTACAAAGTGCCATTTAATATTCACCAAGGCATTGATAGCACTATTCTCATTCTCAAACATCGCCTCAAAGCCAATGAACAACATCCGGCTATTGAAATTGTCAGCAACTACGGTAATTTACCTCAAATTGAATGTTTCCCCGGTCAATTAAATCAGGTGTTTATGAATGTTTTAGCAAATGCCATTGATGCCTTAGATGAATCTAATCAGGGACGTAGTTTTGAAGAAATTAAACTCAATCCTAACTGCATTACAATTACAACCTCAGTCGAAAATAGTCTAGTTATAATTTCCATTCGAGATAATGGTAAGGGGATGAGTGAAGAGGTAAAATCCAAAATATTTGACCATTTATTTACTACAAAAGCTGTTGGGAAAGGTACAGGATTAGGGTTGGCGATCGCTCGTCAAATTGTGGAAGAAACCCACGGTGGAAAATTGAGTTTTAACTCTGTTCTGGGTGAAGGTACTGAATTTATCATTGAAATCCCAGTATAA